The stretch of DNA CGAAATCAGACTCTATCAAACCTCCGTCTGGATATCCACTCCCGCCGTCAACATAATCTCTTTCGAGAAAGCCACATGGAACGGTTTCCACAGATTATTCCAATTCACAGAAGGCGCAAATCTCAATTTCTCTCGAATTCCAATTACTTCTCCAGTATTAACAACCTTGGTTCCTGGATCTGGTCCTCTTGAATCACAAGGCTATTATGTTAGTTTGTATTTGCCGGAAAAGTTTCAAGCGAATCCACCGGTTCCACTTCCGGAACTTAATATTGAGTCATATGAATTTGATAGTCACTGTGTTGCTGTGAGAAAATTCTCTGGAGTTGCGAAGGATGAAAGGATTGTTAAAGAGGCTGAGAAGCTGGATAAGAGTTTGAGTAAGTCTGAGTGGAGTGAGTCGAAGATTGAACATGGTGGTTACTCGATTGCtcagtataaatatagtccttTTCGGTTTGCTAAAAGGAGAAATGAGGTTTGGGTTGATATTCATGCTCCTCAATTAGGGTGTAATGATGTTCGTGTTGCAGCATATTGATCTGATCATTGATGTTCTGTTCATATGTTTATATTTGTACTATATCATTATGTGATTATTATGTCTTCTGAAACATGTTTATGATGGATTGGCTTGACTTGTGTGTATAATAACAAGATGTGATTGCTAATGTCAAAATAGATGAATGAACTTGCTTGAAACTAACATTCAAGGTCGTTGT from Trifolium pratense cultivar HEN17-A07 linkage group LG5, ARS_RC_1.1, whole genome shotgun sequence encodes:
- the LOC123884225 gene encoding heme-binding protein 2-like, translated to MKKKGKVAVINTICLVIMAMICSTTAATKESPQYTIIHTDSDFEIRLYQTSVWISTPAVNIISFEKATWNGFHRLFQFTEGANLNFSRIPITSPVLTTLVPGSGPLESQGYYVSLYLPEKFQANPPVPLPELNIESYEFDSHCVAVRKFSGVAKDERIVKEAEKLDKSLSKSEWSESKIEHGGYSIAQYKYSPFRFAKRRNEVWVDIHAPQLGCNDVRVAAY